A portion of the Micromonospora vinacea genome contains these proteins:
- a CDS encoding DUF167 domain-containing protein, with protein sequence MPAQDTLTVAVRVKPGASRDRVGGRFDGPHGPALVIAVHDPAVDGRATEAARRALAGALGVRPAAVSLRTGAASRDKLFLVDRPGPELPEVLRRLRDGSAE encoded by the coding sequence ACACGCTCACCGTTGCGGTACGGGTGAAGCCCGGCGCCTCCCGGGACCGGGTGGGTGGCCGCTTCGACGGCCCGCACGGGCCCGCTCTCGTGATCGCGGTCCACGACCCGGCCGTCGACGGTCGGGCCACCGAGGCGGCCCGCCGGGCGTTGGCCGGCGCGTTGGGCGTCCGGCCGGCCGCCGTGTCGCTGCGTACCGGCGCGGCCAGCCGGGACAAGCTCTTCCTCGTCGATCGGCCCGGCCCGGAGTTGCCCGAGGTGCTGCGCCGCCTGCGCGACGGATCCGCCGAGTGA